A region of the Pseudomonas asiatica genome:
CAGGGTGTCGGCGGTTTCGCCAGACTGCGAGATGGAGACGAACAGGGTGTCCGGCTGAACTACCACCTTGCGGTAACGGAACTCGCTGGCCACTTCGACCTGGCACGGGATCCCGGCCAGGCTTTCCAGCCAGTAACGGGCGACCATGCCGGCGTGGTAGCTGGTACCGCAGGCAACGATCTGCACGTTACGCACCTTGGCGAACAGTTCGGCAGCCTGCGGGCCGAAGGCCTGGACCATCACGTTGTCCTTGCCCAGGCGACCTTCCAGGGTGCGCTGCACCACGCTTGGCTGCTCGTGGATTTCCTTGAGCATGAAGTGGCGGTAGGTGCCTTTGTCGGCAGCTTCGGCACCTTCGTGGTACTGCACGGTTTCGCGCTGGACCTTGTGGCCATCCTGGTCCCAGATGGAGACCTGGTCACGGCGGATTTCAGCAATGTCGCCTTCTTCCAGGTACATGAAGCGGTCGGTGACCTGGCGCAGGGCCAGCTGGTCGGACGCCAGGAAGTTCTCGCCCAGGCCCAGGCCGATGACCAGCGGGCTGCCACTGCGTGCGGCTACCAGGCGGTCAGGCTGCTTGGCACTGATCAGCGCCAGGCCGTAAGCACCATGCAAGCGCTTCACCGCAGCCTTCAGGGCATCGGTCAAGTCCGGAATGCTCTTCAGGGTGTGGTGGATCAGGTGGACGATGACTTCGGTATCGGTCTGTGAAGTGAAGACATAGCCAAGGCCCTTCAGCTCTTCGCGCAGTTCTTCGTGGTTCTCGATGATGCCGTTGTGCACCACGGCCACTTCATTGCCCGAGAAGTGCGGGTGGGCGTTGCCCTCGGTCGGCGCACCGTGGGTGGCCCAGCGAGTGTGGGCGATGCCCAGCTGGCCGGCCAGTGGCTCGGCGGCAACAGCGGCTTCCAGTTCACTGACCTTGCCGATACGGCGACGGCGCTGCAGTTCACCGTTCTGGGTGAGGACGGCCAGGCCGGCGCTGTCGTACCCGCGGTACTCAAGACGCTTGAGGCCTTCGATCAGGATGGCTGTGATGTTGCGTTCGGCGACGGCACCAACGATTCCACACATGGTTTATTGCTCCTGGCTGATCGCGGCGCAGATCAGGTTGATGCCGCGGGCTTGAATTTGTTCGCGTGCCGCTGCGGGCAGGCGTTCGTCGGTAATAAGGGTGTGCACGCTGCCCCAGGGCAGCTCGAGGTTGGGGATCTTGCGCCCTACCTTGTCCGATTCGACCATCACGATCACTTCACGGGCGACTTCGGCCATGACCCGGCTCAGCCCGAGAAGTTCGTTGAAGGTGGTGGTACCACGACCGAGGTCGATGCCGTCGGCGCCGATGAACAGCTGGTCGAAATCGTAGGAGCGCAACACTTGCTCGGCCACCTGGCCCTGGAACGACTCGGAATGCGGGTCCCAGGTGCCACCGGTCATCAGCAGCACCGGCTCGTGTTCGAGGTCGCAGATGGCGCGGGCCACGTTCATCGAATTGGTCATCACCACCAGGCCAGGATGGCGCCCCAGTTCGGGGATCATGGCTGCCGTGGTGCTACCGCTGTCGATGATGATGCGCGCATGTTCGCGGATACGTGCCACGGCGGCGCGGGCGATGGCCTTTTTATAGGAAGACACCGGCTGGGCAGGTTCGCCGAGCAACTCTTGTGGCACCGGGACCGCGCCACCGTAGCGCCGCAGCAACAGGCCGTTGGTTTCGAGGGCAGCGAGGTCCTTGCGGATGGTGACTTCCGAGGTAGCGAAACGCTTGGCCAACGCGTCCACACTCACCTCGCCCTGCTCGCTGAGCAAAGCCAGGATGTTGTGCCGCCGCTGCGGGGTGTTTCGTTTCGACATGAGCGCTTAAGTTTCGATTCGAAAGATAATGGTGGCAATCAAAACCTAAGATGAGCGATTCGTCAAGTTATCGCTGCCCTGTGGATAGATTCTCTCTGCACTGGCGCGGCTTCTGTAGGAGCGGCCTTGTGTCGCGATGGGCCGCAGCGCGGCCCCAGGTTTTCGAGGGAAAACAGAAATTGCCGGGGCTGCTTTGCAGCCCATCGCGACACAAGGCCGCTCCTACAGAGGGTGCGATATGCCGCAAAATAAAAAGCCGACTTATTCACATAAGTCGGCTTTCGATCGAAACAGCTGTGTATAACTCAGCTCTTCTTGATCTTCTCCGGCCGCTTCCAACCCGAGATGTTGCGCTGACGGGCACGAGCTACCGCCAGGTCGCCTGCCTCCACGGTCTGGGTGATGGTCGAACCGGCAGCAGTGGTCGCACCAGCCTTGATTTCCACAGGCGCTACCAACGAGTTGTTCGAGCCGATGAACACGTCCTCGCCCATCACGGTCTTGAACTTGTTGGCGCCATCGTAGTTGCAGGTAATGGTGCCGGCGCCGATGTTGGTGCGCGCACCGATTTCGGCATCGCCCAGGTAGGTCAGGTGACCGGCCTTGGCGCCTTCCCCGAGGTGGGCGTTTTTCAGTTCGACGAAGTTACCCACATGGGCCTTGGCATCCAGCACACTGCCGGGGCGCAGGCGGGCGAACGGGCCGGCATCGCTGCCCTCGCCCATCACGGCGCCTTCGAGGTGGCTGTTGGCCTTGACCACTGCGCCTTTGCGCAGGGTGGTGTTCTTGATCACGCAGTTAGGGCCGATCTGCACATCATCCTCGATGACCACCTTGCCTTCGAGAATCACGTTGATGTCGATCAGCACGTCACGGCCAACGGTCACTTCACCGCGGACATCGAAGCGCGCCGGGTCGCGCAGGGTCACACCCTGGGCCATCAGGCGACGGCCTTCGCGCAACTGGTAGTGGCGCTCCAGCTCCGACAACTGGCGGCGGTCGTTGGCACCTTGCACTTCCATCGGGTCGTGCGGCTGTTCGGTAGCCACCACCAGGCCATCGGCCACAGCCATGGCGATGACGTCGGTCAGGTAATACTCGCCCTGAGCGTTGTTGTTCGACAGACGGCCCATCCAGTCGGCCAGGCGCGCGGCTGGCAGGGCCAGAATACCGGTGTTGCCTTCCTTGATCGCTTTCTGCGCATCGCTGGCGTCCTTGTGCTCAACGATGGCGGTCACCTTGCCCTGCTCGTCACGCACGATGCGGCCATAGCCGGTCGGGTCGTCGAGGGTCACCGTGAGCAGGCCCAGCTGCTGCTCGTTGGCCTTGGCCAGCAGACGCTGCAGGGTTTCCACTTCGATCAACGGCACATCACCGTACAGCACCAGCACGGTTTCGGCGGTCAAGGCCGGTAGTGCCTGGGCAACCGCATGACCGGTACCCAGCTGCTTGTCCTGCATGACAAAGTTCAGGTCGTCGGCGGCCAGGCGCTCGCGAACCAGCTCGGCACCATGGCCAATGACCACATGAATACCTTGCGGCTGCAACTGGCGCGCGCTGTGGATAACATGGCCGAGCATGGAGTTGCCGGCTACCGGGTGCAGCACCTTGGGCAGCGCCGAGCGCATGCGGGTGCCTTGGCCGGCGGCGAGAATAACGATATCGAGTGACATTACTGGCTACCAATCCTGGGTGGTCAGTGAAATGACCGGGGGGAGAAATCAGAAAAAGAAAAAGGGTAGCCGAGGCTACCCTTTTACTCAATCGCTACAGAAGTTATCAGCCGAGGGCCGATTACTTGCCTCTGCGCATTTGCTGGACGGTACGCAGCTGAGCTGCGGCCTCGGCCAGACGTGCGGCGGCGGCGCCGTAGTCGAAGTCCGCGCCTTTCAGATTCAGGGCGTTCTCGGCAGCCTTGAGGGCTTCCTGAGCCTGAGCTTCATCCAGGTCTGCAGCACGTTGCACGGTATCGGCAAGCACCTTGACCATGTTCGGCTGAACCTCGAGGAAACCACCAGAGATGTAAAACACCTCTTGGGCGCCACCCTGCTTGGTCAGCGTGATCGGACCAGGCTTGAGATTGGTGATCAGCGGCGCGTGACCCGGAGCGATACCAAGATCACCTAGGTTACCGTGCGCAACTACCATCTCGACCAGGCCGGAGAAGATCTCTCCTTCCGCGCTGACGATATCGCAATGGACTGTCATAGCCATCTGCTTGCCTCAACCTGATAGCGCCCCTTGCGGGGCGCAGGAATTACAGTTTCTTGGCTTTCTCGATCGCTTCGTCGATGCTGCCGACCATGTAGAACGCTTGTTCTGGCAGGTGGTCGTAGTCACCTTTGAGGATGCCGCTGAAGCCAGCGATGGTGTCTTTCAGGGAAACGTACTTGCCTGGGGAACCGGTGAAGACTTCGGCCACGAAGAACGGCTGCGACAGGAAGCGCTGGATCTTACGAGCGCGGGCTACCAGTTGCTTGTCGG
Encoded here:
- the glmS gene encoding glutamine--fructose-6-phosphate transaminase (isomerizing): MCGIVGAVAERNITAILIEGLKRLEYRGYDSAGLAVLTQNGELQRRRRIGKVSELEAAVAAEPLAGQLGIAHTRWATHGAPTEGNAHPHFSGNEVAVVHNGIIENHEELREELKGLGYVFTSQTDTEVIVHLIHHTLKSIPDLTDALKAAVKRLHGAYGLALISAKQPDRLVAARSGSPLVIGLGLGENFLASDQLALRQVTDRFMYLEEGDIAEIRRDQVSIWDQDGHKVQRETVQYHEGAEAADKGTYRHFMLKEIHEQPSVVQRTLEGRLGKDNVMVQAFGPQAAELFAKVRNVQIVACGTSYHAGMVARYWLESLAGIPCQVEVASEFRYRKVVVQPDTLFVSISQSGETADTLAALRNAKELGFLGSLAICNVGISSLVRESDLTLLTLAGPEIGVASTKAFTTQLVSLMLLTLALGQVRGTLEAGVEAELVEELRRLPARLGEALAMDATVEKIAELFADKHHTLFLGRGAQYPVAMEGALKLKEISYIHAEAYPAGELKHGPLALVDSDMPVVTVAPNNELLEKLKSNLQEVRARGGELVVFADEQAGMTNGEGTHVIKVPHIADALAPILYTIPLQLLSYYVAVLKGTDVDQPRNLAKSVTVE
- a CDS encoding DeoR/GlpR family DNA-binding transcription regulator encodes the protein MSKRNTPQRRHNILALLSEQGEVSVDALAKRFATSEVTIRKDLAALETNGLLLRRYGGAVPVPQELLGEPAQPVSSYKKAIARAAVARIREHARIIIDSGSTTAAMIPELGRHPGLVVMTNSMNVARAICDLEHEPVLLMTGGTWDPHSESFQGQVAEQVLRSYDFDQLFIGADGIDLGRGTTTFNELLGLSRVMAEVAREVIVMVESDKVGRKIPNLELPWGSVHTLITDERLPAAAREQIQARGINLICAAISQEQ
- the glmU gene encoding bifunctional UDP-N-acetylglucosamine diphosphorylase/glucosamine-1-phosphate N-acetyltransferase GlmU is translated as MSLDIVILAAGQGTRMRSALPKVLHPVAGNSMLGHVIHSARQLQPQGIHVVIGHGAELVRERLAADDLNFVMQDKQLGTGHAVAQALPALTAETVLVLYGDVPLIEVETLQRLLAKANEQQLGLLTVTLDDPTGYGRIVRDEQGKVTAIVEHKDASDAQKAIKEGNTGILALPAARLADWMGRLSNNNAQGEYYLTDVIAMAVADGLVVATEQPHDPMEVQGANDRRQLSELERHYQLREGRRLMAQGVTLRDPARFDVRGEVTVGRDVLIDINVILEGKVVIEDDVQIGPNCVIKNTTLRKGAVVKANSHLEGAVMGEGSDAGPFARLRPGSVLDAKAHVGNFVELKNAHLGEGAKAGHLTYLGDAEIGARTNIGAGTITCNYDGANKFKTVMGEDVFIGSNNSLVAPVEIKAGATTAAGSTITQTVEAGDLAVARARQRNISGWKRPEKIKKS
- a CDS encoding F0F1 ATP synthase subunit epsilon — its product is MAMTVHCDIVSAEGEIFSGLVEMVVAHGNLGDLGIAPGHAPLITNLKPGPITLTKQGGAQEVFYISGGFLEVQPNMVKVLADTVQRAADLDEAQAQEALKAAENALNLKGADFDYGAAAARLAEAAAQLRTVQQMRRGK